The nucleotide window AACAGTTTCCCTTACGATTTTCTCGGAAATTAAGTAATTACTAATTTTTTCTAAAGACTCAATCCGCTTGATGCGTTTATCAAAATAATAACGATTCATTTCTTCATAGATGATAGTGGACAATTGCATCATTTGAGATGAATTAGGTTCTTTGAACAATAAACCTTTTCTTCTCAATTCAGCAATCATTTCTATTGCCCTTGCAGCATATTTTCCCTCATAAATTTTACCGTAAATTGGACCAAGCGTAATATTCGCATCAATTAACCTGTTCTGATCTTTGATTTCTCTAAAATAAATGTATCTCCTTTTATGATAGTATGTTGAATCTGATAAATCTAAATACACTTCCTCATCTTTATTTTCATATTTACCATTCCAATTAAATACATGGTATCTAAGATCAATTTGTCCACCAATTCCAAGTTTATCAATAAAATAATGACCACCGGAAATATTTATTGCACTGTCAAAACTGTTCGATTGTGTATTACTTGTACGTTCTGTGAATGGTGAATAATCCAATTGTGGATATAGTTTCTCAGAAGATGAATTAGAATTTGATTTGTTAAAAAATTGGCCAAAATAAATTTGTGGCTTTAGATAATAAAATGATTCTGGCGATTCATATTTGAGCCATGGGTAAATATTAAAAAAATAACCAAAACGATTATAAGAATCATTTTTATTCTCTACCGGTAATGCAATTGTTTGAATCTTATCAGAATAACCATGATCAGATCCTGTTAATTTTAAGTACATTTGCCCATCTTTAATATTTTGAGGTTGAAAACTTTGAATTGAAAAGGTCGAATCTTGTGCAAATAGGCTGTGGACATTAAATGCCAGCACAACCAATATCACGATTAATGTTTGAAATTTCATCTTTAAACTCCTTCTTTTATTGTCTCTTTTTGTTAACAAAGGTTTGCAAAAATCCACATAACATACACCTTTCGTTGACAGAGCACCCTTGTTTGTTGTGAGAGATTCTAGAAATTTATAATTTGATACATTTTTTCTTTCACTTTATTATTGCTTTTTATTATGTACATAGAATTTCCAAAAGTTAAAAACCGCAAACCGTGTCAATAAATTTAATTACAATATTTACTTGGGCACTATTTAGCCCTTTTTCAAAAAACTTTTACGACTATAGCGTGAGTTACAAAATCTGAAACACCTTTTTTCGGTTTTTTTGGGGTTTTAGACGAAAGATGGAATAAGTTCCCCACGTTACATTTTTGGTGTGTCCCAAATGCGTGGAACCTTTATTCAAAACAACATTCATAAAGTGACATCTCGGGCAACGATTGTATTTGATATTAATTTTATGAAACCACCACCAGATTAGAAAAGTTCCAATAGCTCCAATTGCCGAAAAAAACAATTGATTATACTTTCTAAAGATTAAGCAAAAATCAGGATCAATTTTTCAGTAGGCTCATAAATTTACAAAATTCTGCATTATTTTGTTATGAATCTTAATCTATATTATATTTTTTCAGTTTTCTTGAAAGAGTATTTCTATGAATACCGAGTATTTTTGCGGCTTTAATTTGGTTTCCCCTACATTCTTTCAAAATTTTTGTAATATGAGTTTTTTCTATGGAATTAAGAGATTTGAATTTTTGAATATTGAAATCTTCGTCAGGATTATAATTAACAATTTCATCAGGCAGGTCGGATACGTTAATTTTTGTATATCGAGCAAAGGCGGTGATGCGGCGAATTCTATTTCTTAACTCTCGGATATTTCCCAACCAAGAGTAATTGACCATTTTTATCATTGCCTCTTTAGAGAATGAGAATTTATCTCCCGTTTCGAATCTGTGTAAGAAATATTGGATGAGTTTCGGAATATCTTCTTTTCTTTCCCGCAAAGGGGGAATATGGATTGGAATAACATTCAGTCTATAATAAAGATCCTGCCGAAAATTTCCGTTTTCTACCTCTTTTTGCAAATCTTTATTCGTTGCTGAAATTATTCTGGCATTAGTTGTTTTTGTTTCGGAACTTCCCACCGGTTCGAATTTTTTATTTTCAATTGCCCTTAGTAATTTAACTTGCATAGTTAACGGCATATCAGCAATTTCATCAAGAAAAAGAAACCCATCATTCGCAAGTTCAAATCTTCCTGTTCTATCTTTGACCGCACCGGTAAATGCACCTTTCTTATGTCCAAATAGCTCACTCTCAAAAAGCGATTCCGGAATGGCGGAACAATTTATGGTAACTAATTTGTTATCTTTTCTGGGACTTAATTTATGAATAATTTCTACAATTACCTCTTTTCCAGTCCCACTTTCACCGCTGATGAGTACAGCAGCATCGATATGAGAGATTCTCCTGACAAGACTCATAACCGATGACATTTGTGGACTATCAAAAATGTAGTTTGTTTCTAAATTTTCATCTCCGAATTCGGCAATTATACTCTTGTGGTCTTTTGCAGTTTGAATATAGTTGCTGGCGTTTCTTACTTTTTTTAGCAGAATATCCAGATTGATTGGTTTCTTGATATAATCAAAAGCGCCCGTTTTAATTAACTCTACCGCATCGTCAACATTGCTATAAGCAGTAATTATTATCACAGCAGTTAATGGGTTTATTTTTACGATTTTTTTCAAAACCTCTTTACCATTCATTCTGGGCATTCTGTAATCTGTGATGACAATATCAATGGGATTTTGCTTAAAGAGTTCTAGCCCTTCTTCACCATTAAGTGCTTTATAAACCATAAAATCGTTACTTTGAAAGAATTCTTTGAGGATTTTTAGTTGGGTGGGATCATCTTCTATTATTAATATTTTCATTTTATCCTCATTTTGGGAAGATAGATATAGACTGTAGTGCCTTTATCTAATTTGCTCTCAATATTTATCATACCAAGATGTTCTTCAATAATTTTCTTAACGGTTGGCAAACCAATACCGTTACCTTCAGATTTAGTCGTGAAATAAAAATTCCAGATCTCTTCCTGAATTTTTGGGGACATTCCCATTCCATTATCGGCAATGCTTATCCTCAGATTTTTATTCTCTATTACAAAACCAATTTCAATAATTTTTTTATCCTGTTCTATTTCTTTGGAAAATGCTTCCAGAGAATTTTTTATAAGATTAATAATCACTTTTCGAATTGCTTCGCGATCAAAATTCCATTTAACATCCTCTTTAAACATAAGATTACATTGAATATTATTTTTCTTACAATCTTCTGCAAAAAGATCCTTTATCTCCTGGAGAAAGTTTGAGACATTATTAGAAGTGTAGCTTAGTTTAGACGGTCGAGAAAGTGAAAGAAATCTCTCAATAATATTATTTAGCCGTTCAATTTCAGTATATATAATTGTAACGGATTTATCAAATGTCTCTTTTGTTTGGGACAAGTAATTTGATTTTAACCGTTGCAAGGTCATATAAATAGCGTTAAGAGGATTCTTGATTTCATGAGCAACTTCTCCTCCCAATCTGCCGATTTCTGCGAGATGTCTTTTTAAATTTATTTCCCGCTTAATCTCATTTAGACGCGTATAATGTCTGTAAAATTTCAATTCCAAAATAAGCATAGAAATAAATATTAACGAATAAATCGCCAGCAAAATGTTTTGTTTTTTCTGAAATTGTTCAATTCTGTGATATGAAACACCTAATCTGATTAGGGTATTGGAATTTTGATAGAACCCGCCCGGCATAACCATTTCAAAAATTTTCTGAGTTTGCAAACTGTCAGAATAATCATAAATCCGTGATTTCGGTTTCTGATTTTGGCTAACTTGTTTCAAAAAATCATCTGAATCGATAGATTTTAGGAACTCAATATTTGAAGTTGCTGCAATAATTCCCTCATTATCCTGGATAACAATATAAACTATATGATTCATTTTTGATTCCGATTTTGACATATTGAAAATCTGTTTGCTGATCTTATCGAACAAACTTGATAACTCGATTGGTTCTAATAGATTTCGCAAGTTCTGTTTTTCCAAACCAGCGATAAACCATTGCTGTGCCTGATAAGTAGCCAGATAAATCCAACCTGATCTTGATTCCAATAATACAACCTCTTCATTTTTTGGTAAGTTTTCCAATTGAATAGGGAGGACTGCATTCTCGGGTAGAGAGAGTTGGACTTTATTATATTTATCCGCAATAAAAAATTGGGAAATATTGAACAACTTTCGCAAAGATTCAATTTTTTTAATATTGTTCGTCTCTAATGCTAAATTTATTAAGATTTCATTTTTATGTAAGAAGAGGGTTTCAATAATTTGGTTAGAATAAATGTTATCTTGAATATTGTTTTTAATCATTTTTACATTGAAGATGGCGTGATTTTTTTCTTCTTCCAACAAATTTTGCAGGTTGCTTTTTTGAATAAAATATATTGAAGCCCAAATAAATATAATTATGATTCCCAGAACAATTAAAACAATCTTCAGGATTTTTTCTTTTTTAATAAATTGTTCTTTATAATTCATTGTACTCATTAAAATTTATATATCAGACCAACCGAGAAATTGTAAGCATTCTCTGTGGATAAAGTACAAAGTGCAGTTTGGTAAAAAGAATCTGTAAAAACTAATAAATTGTTCAACACCGGATAATCACAATAAAAATCAAAGAATATACTGGACTCATTATAGGGTTTTTTATCTGAAATTGCAAGATAACGCTTTAATGAAAAAGTTAATTTGGGTTTAATTAATAACTTCTTGGCGTAAATTGTTAAGCCGGTATAAATATTATACATATCATAAGAAAAATAATCGAAAAGTTCCAGATCATTATAGATTAAGGAATCTGTTTTTATCAAATTGGTATTAACAAAAATTCCGGCTTGAAGACCAATATTGTCTTTTATGGGAAAAGAAAAATAGTTATGCGACGATAATCTGGTTAGATAAATGTCAGAGATATTGCTATTGTGAAAGTTTCTGACTGAAAGATCTAATTCTATATTTAAAGCAGCTGCTTTGTAAAAATGTTTATAAAGGAAATATGATGTAGCGGAAATATGGTTAAATTCTGAATTAGAAATATAATTATAACCCTCAATTTTAAAACCGATTTCAGTTAAATAATTTTGCTTTTTTTTATTTAAGAATAAATTTAATCCACCGCCTGTATAATTTAAAAATTCATTATTCTCTTCATTAAATTTAAAATAAAATTCAGAGTTCAGCCGTTTAAATGGTTTATTAAAATAAATTGTTGAATTCAAGCCGGGCTCATTTAATAAACTGTCTATGACTGAAAATTGATTTTGAAGTTCAAAAGCAAAAGATGGGAAAACAAAAAAAAGAGATTGTTGGAGATTGGTTTGATAATAATTTTCTTCGTATAAATCCTGTTTTCCACCAACATTTAATTGTATAAATCCTCCTATTTCGAGTGCAGATAAAGGTAGATAAAATAGGAGCAGAAGGAAAATAAAATATTTAGTTATATTAGGGGGATAGTTATCCACCACCACCACCGCCATGGCCGCCTCCATGGCCGCCGCCACTTCCGCTACCGCTTCCACCGGAATTTGAATCGTGAGAAGATTCATGTTTTTCGGATTTGGAATTACAAAAGAAACTTTTATATGATTTGAAACCAATATCTATCTCATTTATCATACGAAAATTCTTTTTTCTATAATCACAAATTCCATCACCATCATAATCTATAAAC belongs to Candidatus Cloacimonadota bacterium and includes:
- a CDS encoding sigma-54 dependent transcriptional regulator, whose amino-acid sequence is MKILIIEDDPTQLKILKEFFQSNDFMVYKALNGEEGLELFKQNPIDIVITDYRMPRMNGKEVLKKIVKINPLTAVIIITAYSNVDDAVELIKTGAFDYIKKPINLDILLKKVRNASNYIQTAKDHKSIIAEFGDENLETNYIFDSPQMSSVMSLVRRISHIDAAVLISGESGTGKEVIVEIIHKLSPRKDNKLVTINCSAIPESLFESELFGHKKGAFTGAVKDRTGRFELANDGFLFLDEIADMPLTMQVKLLRAIENKKFEPVGSSETKTTNARIISATNKDLQKEVENGNFRQDLYYRLNVIPIHIPPLRERKEDIPKLIQYFLHRFETGDKFSFSKEAMIKMVNYSWLGNIRELRNRIRRITAFARYTKINVSDLPDEIVNYNPDEDFNIQKFKSLNSIEKTHITKILKECRGNQIKAAKILGIHRNTLSRKLKKYNID
- a CDS encoding ATP-binding protein produces the protein MNYKEQFIKKEKILKIVLIVLGIIIIFIWASIYFIQKSNLQNLLEEEKNHAIFNVKMIKNNIQDNIYSNQIIETLFLHKNEILINLALETNNIKKIESLRKLFNISQFFIADKYNKVQLSLPENAVLPIQLENLPKNEEVVLLESRSGWIYLATYQAQQWFIAGLEKQNLRNLLEPIELSSLFDKISKQIFNMSKSESKMNHIVYIVIQDNEGIIAATSNIEFLKSIDSDDFLKQVSQNQKPKSRIYDYSDSLQTQKIFEMVMPGGFYQNSNTLIRLGVSYHRIEQFQKKQNILLAIYSLIFISMLILELKFYRHYTRLNEIKREINLKRHLAEIGRLGGEVAHEIKNPLNAIYMTLQRLKSNYLSQTKETFDKSVTIIYTEIERLNNIIERFLSLSRPSKLSYTSNNVSNFLQEIKDLFAEDCKKNNIQCNLMFKEDVKWNFDREAIRKVIINLIKNSLEAFSKEIEQDKKIIEIGFVIENKNLRISIADNGMGMSPKIQEEIWNFYFTTKSEGNGIGLPTVKKIIEEHLGMINIESKLDKGTTVYIYLPKMRIK